Proteins encoded together in one Ipomoea triloba cultivar NCNSP0323 chromosome 4, ASM357664v1 window:
- the LOC116016429 gene encoding LEAF RUST 10 DISEASE-RESISTANCE LOCUS RECEPTOR-LIKE PROTEIN KINASE-like 2.1: MPELSMPTHLRFVCFLLFLQLVAESKPQSICPKLFSCGNLRNLSFPFTNNNLSRPECGLYSLACGATPYPKIALGQHQYEVLITVEQLMLLFDPLLDKYLRKRSCNVFHRGISIPSSPSISFEFGLTTMFYKCNRTSNVGFHKIDDYFRGYKSYNSCEGFSLYYSEEDNRTLPGGGLPAECSAVRLPFNRTSNASDLFGKLNSSILIGWKLSESCVECHYKGGRCLTDGDNAFHCEEDAGKNEPTKVILILVAASAIGVAILVLMLLCIGRYFFSQISMEFLKTQDERNIEAFLKSNGSLYPKRYSYLEIKRMTNSFRNKLGEGGYSFVYKGKLPSGAFVAVKLLKEAKGGGEEFINEVASISRTSHINIVSLLGFCFEGDKRALLYEFMPNGSLEKFIYDGRVKIDRQLGWSTLHKIAIGIARGLEYLHRGCRTQILHFDIKPHNILLDEDFCPKISDFGLAKLHTTKESFVSITGARGTIGYVAPEVACRHFGVVSHKADVYSFGMMVLEMVGGRRNVEKDVDRSSEIYFPHWIYSRIELDKELGLKGITNEEDKEYARKMIMVGFWCIHVDPSIRPSISKALEMLDSSVNSLPFPPKPYLYSSASTEANSSTIH; the protein is encoded by the exons ATGCCAGAGCTCAGCATGCCCACACATCTACGTTTCGTTTGCTTCCTTTTGTTTCTTCAGTTAGTAGCAGAAAGCAAACCCCAATCAATCTGCCCCAAACTATTCTCCTGTGGAAACCTGCGAAACCTGAGTTTTCCATTCACCAATAATAATCTGTCCCGACCAGAATGCGGGCTGTACAGCTTAGCGTGTGGCGCCACTCCATACCCAAAAATCGCGTTGGGCCAACACCAATACGAAGTTCTAATTACTGTGGAACAACTTATGCTGCTCTTTGACCCACTTCTAGACAAATACCTGCGGAAACGAAGTTGCAACGTTTTCCACAGAGGAATCTCAATTCCCAGCTCTCCTTCCATTTCCTTCGAATTCGGGCTCACTACGATGTTTTACAAGTGCAATCGAACTTCCAACGTTGGGTTTCACAAGATTGATGATTATTTCCGAGGATACAAAAGCTATAACAGCTGCGAAGGCTTCAGCTTGTACTATAGCGAGGAGGACAATCGAACTCTACCGGGTGGGGGTCTTCCTGCGGAGTGTTCGGCTGTTCGATTGCCGTTTAACAGAACATCCAACGCCAGTGACTTATTTGGGAAATTAAATTCTTCGATTCTTATAGGCTGGAAGTTGTCGGAAAGTTGTGTTGAGTGTCATTACAAAGGGGGGCGATGTTTAACGGACGGCGATAACGCGTTTCATTGTGAAGAAG ATGCAGGGAAAAATGAGCCAACCAAGGTCATTCTCATCCTAGTAG CTGCTTCCGCTATTGGGGTTGCAATTTTAGTGCTTATGCTTCTCTGTATTGGAAGGTATTTCTTTAGCCAAATATCCATGGAATTTCTGAAAACTCAAGATGAACGAAACATAGAAGCCTTCTTGAAAAGTAATGGTTCATTATATCCGAAAAGGTATAGTTATTTAGAAATCAAAAGAATGACAAATTCATTCAGAAATAAGTTGGGTGAAGGAGGCTATAGTTTTGTGTACAAGGGAAAATTACCTAGTGGAGCTTTTGTTGCAGTCAAGTTACTAAAGGAAGCAAAAGGTGGTGGGGAAGAGTTTATCAATGAGGTAGCAAGCATTAGCAGAACTTCACATATTAATATTGTATCATTGTTAGGATTCTGTTTTGAGGGCGACAAAAGAGCTTTGCTCTATGAATTCATGCCTAATGGATCACTTGAAAAGTTCATTTATGATGGAAGAGTCAAGATAGACCGTCAATTAGGATGGTCAACCTTGCATAAAATAGCAATTGGCATTGCTAGGGGACTAGAGTACCTACACCGTGGCTGTAGAACACAAATCTTACACTTTGATATAAAGCCACATAATATTCTTCTGGATGAAGATTTTTGCCCAAAAATCTCAGACTTCGGTCTTGCAAAACTGCACACAACAAAAGAGAGCTTTGTGTCAATAACTGGTGCTCGGGGAACAATTGGATATGTTGCTCCAGAAGTTGCATGCAGACACTTTGGAGTGGTCTCTCATAAGGCTGATGTGTATAGCTTTGGGATGATGGTACTAGAGATGGTCGGTGGCAGAAGGAACGTTGAGAAGGATGTAGATCGTAGTAGCGAAATCTATTTTCCGCACTGGATCTACAGTCGGATTGAACTTGATaaagagttaggattgaaaggAATTACAAATGAAGAGGATAAAGAATATGCCAGAAAGATGATCATGGTTGGTTTCTGGTGCATCCATGTTGATCCTTCAATCAGGCCATCAATAAGTAAGGCATTGGAAATGTTGGATAGCAGTGTGAACTCTTTGCCATTTCCTCCAAAGCCCTACTTGTATTCTTCTGCATCAACTGAAGCAAATTCATCTACTATACATTAA